In the genome of Ctenopharyngodon idella isolate HZGC_01 chromosome 19, HZGC01, whole genome shotgun sequence, one region contains:
- the igf2bp3 gene encoding insulin-like growth factor 2 mRNA-binding protein 3 isoform X1, which translates to MNKLYIGNVSEQASALDLESIFEQWKIPFSAPFLVKSGYAFVDCPDEKVAMRAIDTLSGKVELHGKVLEVEHSVPKRQRSCKLQIRNIPPHMQWEVLDGLLAQYGTVESCEQVNTDTETAVVNVRYAAKDQAREALDKLNGFLMENYALKVSYIPDETASADAPAVGGRRGFNPRGPPRQGSPNLGARPKLQSDVPLRMLVPTQFVGAIIGKEGATIRNITKQTHSKIDIHRKENAGAAEKPITVHSTPEGCSSACRNIMEIMQKEAIDTKITEEIPLKILAHNNFVGRLIGKEGRNLKKIEQDTDTKITISPLQDLTLYNPERTITVKGTLDACAKAEEEIMKKIRESYENDVAAMHLQSNLIPGLNLNALGIFPGAASGAMSPSVVSGPPAGAQAGYQSFGCSVFGGEVPFWASTLSSSSSSTAFSSQMESETVHLFIPALAVGAIIGKQGQHIKQLSRFAGASIKIAPADGIDAKQRMVIITGPPEAQFKAQGRIFGKLKEENFFGPKEEVKLEAHIKVPSFAAGRVIGKGGKTVNELQNLTSAEVVVPRDQTPDENDQVVVKITGHFYASQLAQRKIQEIISQVRRQQQPKASATGPPVTRRK; encoded by the exons ATGAATAAGCTTTACATCGGGAACGTGAGCGAGCAGGCGAGCGCGCTGGACTTGGAAAGTATCTTTGAGCAGTGGAAGATACCTTTCAGTGCACCCTTTCTCGTAAAAAGTGGCTACGCGTTTGTGGATTGCCCCGACGAAAAGGTAGCGATGAGGGCCATTGACACTCTTTCAG GGAAAGTAGAACTCCACGGAAAAGTCTTAGAAGTGGAGCACTCTGTCCCTAAACGACAAAG GAGCTGCAAGCTGCAGATCAGGAATATCCCACCTCACATGCAGTGGGAA GTTTTGGACGGGTTGTTAGCGCAGTACGGCACAGTAGAGAGCTGTGAACAAG TCAACACTGACACGGAGACCGCTGTAGTCAATGTGCGATATGCCGCCAAGGACCAAGCCAGAGA AGCCTTGGACAAATTAAATGGCTTTCTTATGGAGAACTACGCACTAAAGGTTTCCTATATCCCAGATGAGACAGCTTCAGCAGATGCCCCTGCCGTGGGCGGCAGAAGAGGTTTCAACCCACGCGGACCGCCTCGCCAAGGCTCTCCCAATCTGGGCGCAAGACCTAAACTACAGTCAGACGTGCCTCTACGCATGTTGGTGCCCACCCAGTTTGTAGGAGCTATTATTGGCAAGGAAGGTGCTACCATCCGCAACATAACCAAGCAGACTCACTCAAA AATTGATATCCATCGTAAGGAGAACGCAGGGGCTGCGGAGAAGCCCATCACTGTTCACTCCACTCCAGAGGGCTGCAGTTCTGCTTGTCGAAACATCATGGAGATCATGCAGAAAGAGGCAATTGACACTAAAAT CACTGAAGAAATTCCTCTAAAGATTCTGGCTCATAATAATTTCGTCGGCCGTCTGATTGGAAAGGAGGGGCGCAACTTGAAGAAAATTGAACAAGATACTGACACAAAGATCACAATCTCACC TCTGCAGGATCTGACCTTGTATAACCCAGAGCGCACCATTACCGTTAAGGGTACATTAGATGCTTGCGCAAAAGCAGAAGAAGAAATCATGAAGAAAATCCGCGAGTCCTACGAGAATGATGTAGCCGCCATGCAT CTACAATCTAACCTGATTCCAGGGCTCAATCTAAACGCGTTGGGTATTTTTCCTGGTGCAGCGAGTGGAGCGATGTCACCCTCTGTGGTATCAGGACCTCCGGCTGGGGCTCAAGCTGGCTATCAATCATTTGGg TGCAGCGTGTTTGGGGGTGAGGTGCCTTTTTGGGCCTCTACGCTCTcctccagcagcagcagcacagcCTTTTct TCACAGATGGAGTCAGAAACCGTGCACCTCTTCATTCCTGCACTGGCAGTTGGTGCTATTATCGGCAAGCAGGGCCAGCACATTAAACAGCTCAGCCGCTTTGCTGGTGCGTCAATCAAA ATTGCACCTGCTGATGGAATTGATGCCAAGCAAAGAATGGTCATTATTACTGGACCACCAGAGGCACAGTTCAAG GCTCAGGGACGTATCTTTGGGAAGTTAAAAGAGGAGAACTTTTTTGGACCGAAGGAGGAAGTTAAATTAGAGGCTCACATAAAAGTGCCATCATTTGCCGCTGGTAGAGTCATAGGCAAAGGAGGCAAAACG gTGAATGAACTACAGAATTTGACCAGTGCAGAGGTGGTTGTCCCGCGGGACCAGACGCCTGATGAAAATGACCAAGTAGTAGTAAAAATCACAGGCCACTTCTATGCAAGCCAG cTGGCCCAGCGGAAGATCCAGGAGATTATCTCTCAGGTGAGGCGGCAGCAGCAGCCTAAGGCCTCAGCCACAGGTCCACCAGTCACCCGGAGGAAATAG
- the igf2bp3 gene encoding insulin-like growth factor 2 mRNA-binding protein 3 isoform X2: MNKLYIGNVSEQASALDLESIFEQWKIPFSAPFLVKSGYAFVDCPDEKVAMRAIDTLSGKVELHGKVLEVEHSVPKRQRSCKLQIRNIPPHMQWEVLDGLLAQYGTVESCEQVNTDTETAVVNVRYAAKDQAREALDKLNGFLMENYALKVSYIPDETASADAPAVGGRRGFNPRGPPRQGSPNLGARPKLQSDVPLRMLVPTQFVGAIIGKEGATIRNITKQTHSKIDIHRKENAGAAEKPITVHSTPEGCSSACRNIMEIMQKEAIDTKITEEIPLKILAHNNFVGRLIGKEGRNLKKIEQDTDTKITISPLQDLTLYNPERTITVKGTLDACAKAEEEIMKKIRESYENDVAAMHLQSNLIPGLNLNALGIFPGAASGAMSPSVVSGPPAGAQAGYQSFGSQMESETVHLFIPALAVGAIIGKQGQHIKQLSRFAGASIKIAPADGIDAKQRMVIITGPPEAQFKAQGRIFGKLKEENFFGPKEEVKLEAHIKVPSFAAGRVIGKGGKTVNELQNLTSAEVVVPRDQTPDENDQVVVKITGHFYASQLAQRKIQEIISQVRRQQQPKASATGPPVTRRK; the protein is encoded by the exons ATGAATAAGCTTTACATCGGGAACGTGAGCGAGCAGGCGAGCGCGCTGGACTTGGAAAGTATCTTTGAGCAGTGGAAGATACCTTTCAGTGCACCCTTTCTCGTAAAAAGTGGCTACGCGTTTGTGGATTGCCCCGACGAAAAGGTAGCGATGAGGGCCATTGACACTCTTTCAG GGAAAGTAGAACTCCACGGAAAAGTCTTAGAAGTGGAGCACTCTGTCCCTAAACGACAAAG GAGCTGCAAGCTGCAGATCAGGAATATCCCACCTCACATGCAGTGGGAA GTTTTGGACGGGTTGTTAGCGCAGTACGGCACAGTAGAGAGCTGTGAACAAG TCAACACTGACACGGAGACCGCTGTAGTCAATGTGCGATATGCCGCCAAGGACCAAGCCAGAGA AGCCTTGGACAAATTAAATGGCTTTCTTATGGAGAACTACGCACTAAAGGTTTCCTATATCCCAGATGAGACAGCTTCAGCAGATGCCCCTGCCGTGGGCGGCAGAAGAGGTTTCAACCCACGCGGACCGCCTCGCCAAGGCTCTCCCAATCTGGGCGCAAGACCTAAACTACAGTCAGACGTGCCTCTACGCATGTTGGTGCCCACCCAGTTTGTAGGAGCTATTATTGGCAAGGAAGGTGCTACCATCCGCAACATAACCAAGCAGACTCACTCAAA AATTGATATCCATCGTAAGGAGAACGCAGGGGCTGCGGAGAAGCCCATCACTGTTCACTCCACTCCAGAGGGCTGCAGTTCTGCTTGTCGAAACATCATGGAGATCATGCAGAAAGAGGCAATTGACACTAAAAT CACTGAAGAAATTCCTCTAAAGATTCTGGCTCATAATAATTTCGTCGGCCGTCTGATTGGAAAGGAGGGGCGCAACTTGAAGAAAATTGAACAAGATACTGACACAAAGATCACAATCTCACC TCTGCAGGATCTGACCTTGTATAACCCAGAGCGCACCATTACCGTTAAGGGTACATTAGATGCTTGCGCAAAAGCAGAAGAAGAAATCATGAAGAAAATCCGCGAGTCCTACGAGAATGATGTAGCCGCCATGCAT CTACAATCTAACCTGATTCCAGGGCTCAATCTAAACGCGTTGGGTATTTTTCCTGGTGCAGCGAGTGGAGCGATGTCACCCTCTGTGGTATCAGGACCTCCGGCTGGGGCTCAAGCTGGCTATCAATCATTTGGg TCACAGATGGAGTCAGAAACCGTGCACCTCTTCATTCCTGCACTGGCAGTTGGTGCTATTATCGGCAAGCAGGGCCAGCACATTAAACAGCTCAGCCGCTTTGCTGGTGCGTCAATCAAA ATTGCACCTGCTGATGGAATTGATGCCAAGCAAAGAATGGTCATTATTACTGGACCACCAGAGGCACAGTTCAAG GCTCAGGGACGTATCTTTGGGAAGTTAAAAGAGGAGAACTTTTTTGGACCGAAGGAGGAAGTTAAATTAGAGGCTCACATAAAAGTGCCATCATTTGCCGCTGGTAGAGTCATAGGCAAAGGAGGCAAAACG gTGAATGAACTACAGAATTTGACCAGTGCAGAGGTGGTTGTCCCGCGGGACCAGACGCCTGATGAAAATGACCAAGTAGTAGTAAAAATCACAGGCCACTTCTATGCAAGCCAG cTGGCCCAGCGGAAGATCCAGGAGATTATCTCTCAGGTGAGGCGGCAGCAGCAGCCTAAGGCCTCAGCCACAGGTCCACCAGTCACCCGGAGGAAATAG
- the igf2bp3 gene encoding insulin-like growth factor 2 mRNA-binding protein 3 isoform X3, whose translation MQWEVLDGLLAQYGTVESCEQVNTDTETAVVNVRYAAKDQAREALDKLNGFLMENYALKVSYIPDETASADAPAVGGRRGFNPRGPPRQGSPNLGARPKLQSDVPLRMLVPTQFVGAIIGKEGATIRNITKQTHSKIDIHRKENAGAAEKPITVHSTPEGCSSACRNIMEIMQKEAIDTKITEEIPLKILAHNNFVGRLIGKEGRNLKKIEQDTDTKITISPLQDLTLYNPERTITVKGTLDACAKAEEEIMKKIRESYENDVAAMHLQSNLIPGLNLNALGIFPGAASGAMSPSVVSGPPAGAQAGYQSFGCSVFGGEVPFWASTLSSSSSSTAFSSQMESETVHLFIPALAVGAIIGKQGQHIKQLSRFAGASIKIAPADGIDAKQRMVIITGPPEAQFKAQGRIFGKLKEENFFGPKEEVKLEAHIKVPSFAAGRVIGKGGKTVNELQNLTSAEVVVPRDQTPDENDQVVVKITGHFYASQLAQRKIQEIISQVRRQQQPKASATGPPVTRRK comes from the exons ATGCAGTGGGAA GTTTTGGACGGGTTGTTAGCGCAGTACGGCACAGTAGAGAGCTGTGAACAAG TCAACACTGACACGGAGACCGCTGTAGTCAATGTGCGATATGCCGCCAAGGACCAAGCCAGAGA AGCCTTGGACAAATTAAATGGCTTTCTTATGGAGAACTACGCACTAAAGGTTTCCTATATCCCAGATGAGACAGCTTCAGCAGATGCCCCTGCCGTGGGCGGCAGAAGAGGTTTCAACCCACGCGGACCGCCTCGCCAAGGCTCTCCCAATCTGGGCGCAAGACCTAAACTACAGTCAGACGTGCCTCTACGCATGTTGGTGCCCACCCAGTTTGTAGGAGCTATTATTGGCAAGGAAGGTGCTACCATCCGCAACATAACCAAGCAGACTCACTCAAA AATTGATATCCATCGTAAGGAGAACGCAGGGGCTGCGGAGAAGCCCATCACTGTTCACTCCACTCCAGAGGGCTGCAGTTCTGCTTGTCGAAACATCATGGAGATCATGCAGAAAGAGGCAATTGACACTAAAAT CACTGAAGAAATTCCTCTAAAGATTCTGGCTCATAATAATTTCGTCGGCCGTCTGATTGGAAAGGAGGGGCGCAACTTGAAGAAAATTGAACAAGATACTGACACAAAGATCACAATCTCACC TCTGCAGGATCTGACCTTGTATAACCCAGAGCGCACCATTACCGTTAAGGGTACATTAGATGCTTGCGCAAAAGCAGAAGAAGAAATCATGAAGAAAATCCGCGAGTCCTACGAGAATGATGTAGCCGCCATGCAT CTACAATCTAACCTGATTCCAGGGCTCAATCTAAACGCGTTGGGTATTTTTCCTGGTGCAGCGAGTGGAGCGATGTCACCCTCTGTGGTATCAGGACCTCCGGCTGGGGCTCAAGCTGGCTATCAATCATTTGGg TGCAGCGTGTTTGGGGGTGAGGTGCCTTTTTGGGCCTCTACGCTCTcctccagcagcagcagcacagcCTTTTct TCACAGATGGAGTCAGAAACCGTGCACCTCTTCATTCCTGCACTGGCAGTTGGTGCTATTATCGGCAAGCAGGGCCAGCACATTAAACAGCTCAGCCGCTTTGCTGGTGCGTCAATCAAA ATTGCACCTGCTGATGGAATTGATGCCAAGCAAAGAATGGTCATTATTACTGGACCACCAGAGGCACAGTTCAAG GCTCAGGGACGTATCTTTGGGAAGTTAAAAGAGGAGAACTTTTTTGGACCGAAGGAGGAAGTTAAATTAGAGGCTCACATAAAAGTGCCATCATTTGCCGCTGGTAGAGTCATAGGCAAAGGAGGCAAAACG gTGAATGAACTACAGAATTTGACCAGTGCAGAGGTGGTTGTCCCGCGGGACCAGACGCCTGATGAAAATGACCAAGTAGTAGTAAAAATCACAGGCCACTTCTATGCAAGCCAG cTGGCCCAGCGGAAGATCCAGGAGATTATCTCTCAGGTGAGGCGGCAGCAGCAGCCTAAGGCCTCAGCCACAGGTCCACCAGTCACCCGGAGGAAATAG
- the gpnmb gene encoding protein QNR-71 isoform X3, whose amino-acid sequence MFPHKHKPPFPFPIPGWEPDTNPWDEYLYPPFKQQLNRRHDKPLKVRLTSDSPAMNGSCISFTAALEFPPCQKEDSNGDLVYDEHCDDGMMEASANGQVRSGYVFNWTSWLDDYGFGKCTDLKRCNVFPDGKPFPQTSDWRHRGYVYVWHTMGQYFETCDGSSSHLTLNTTNMTFGAGVMEVMVYRKRERRKYSPLTTDSTVFFVTDKIPLSVNISQKAAASITDKNVFVRGSDVIFNVQIHDPSKYLKTADAVDFIWDFRDGNQLVTHSNVATHAYNTLGNVTVKLLVEASFRVPCPPPTPTPMHFTQAHTTAMPTLPPGTHAFTSKMETTKAPIITNPSPTTTPRVLTSAVPTTEPFQTDSEVTSITATAVPEASSTYKQPTSPPMIKHTHFKESDCFRHMHGSFEGEIIIVEPPPGLQNLADNQILKVSSDKVSNTSVNFMVTCSGSVPSVACTIVANSACREVKNIVCEDVAPYSEGCKISLTRIFQTPGTYCVNITLGVPGGLALATTTSVTIGNSPDNNSPKSHVAEVVLSSSAVLISIFAFIAVMVYKRYKVYRPVRRSMLDDAERNAGSWSLSRLRAALFSAEEERSRLLTERPL is encoded by the exons ATGTTCCCTCACAAACACAAGCCCCCTTTTCCATTCCCAATCCCTGGATGGGAACCGGACACGAACCCTTGGGATGAATATCTGTATCCCCCCTTCAAACAACAGCTGAATCGCAGACATG ACAAACCACTGAAGGTGCGCCTCACGAGCGACAGCCCTGCAATGAACGGCTCGTGCATCTCGTTCACTGCAGCTCTGGAGTTCCCACCATGCCAGAAGGAGGACAGCAATGGCGACCTGGTGTATGACGAGCACTGTGACGACGGTATGATGGAGGCCTCAG CTAACGGGCAGGTTCGTTCAGGGTATGTGTTTAACTGGACATCCTGGTTGGATGACTATGGCTTTGGGAAGTGTACAGATCTGAAGAGGTGCAATGTTTTTCCTGATGGAAAGCCTTTTCCTCAGACCAGTGACTGGAGACATAGAGGTTATGTCTATGTGTGGCACACCATGG GCCAGTATTTTGAGACATGTGATGGCTCCTCCTCCCATCTGACCCTAAACACCACTAACATGACATTTGGAGCTGGTGTAATGGAAGTGATGGTTTATCGTAAACGTGAGCGCAGGAAGTACAGCCCACTCACTACGGACAGTACTGTGTTCTTCGTAACAG ATAAGATTCCACTCTCTGTGAACATTTCCCAGAAAGCAGCAGCCAGCATAACTGACAAAAATGTCTTTGTCAGAGGTTCTGATGTGATTTTCAACGTCCAGATCCATGACCCAAGTAAATATCTGAAGACAGCTGATGCAGTGGACTTCATTTGGGACTTTCGGGATGGCAACCAGTTGGTCACCCACAGCAATGTTGCAACCCATGCGTACAACACGCTTGGAAATGTTACAGTCAAGCTCCTAGTGGAAGCATCATTCCGTGTACCCTGCCCACCACCGACTCCAACACCAATGCACTTTACACAGGCTCATACCACAG CAATGCCTACGCTACCTCCTGGCACTCATGCATTCACTAGCAAAATGGAGACCACCAAGG CTCCTATCATCACCAATCCTTCACCAACTACCACGCCTCGAGTTCTGACAAGTGCTGTCCCAACAACCGAACCATTCCAAACTGATTCAGAGGTGACATCTATTACGGCAACTGCTGTACCTGAGGCCAGTTCGACCTATAAGCAGCCCACCTCACCGCCAatgatcaaacacacacacttcaagGAGTCAGACTGTTTCCGCCACATGCATGGCTCATTTGAAGGCGAGATCATCATCGTTG AACCTCCACCAGGTCTTCAGAATCTGGCAGATAATCAGATTTTAAAGGTGTCGTCTGACAAAGTTTCCAACACATCTGTAAACTTCATGGTGACATGCTCGGGAAG TGTTCCCTCAGTGGCCTGCACCATAGTGGCCAACTCTGCCTGTCGGGAGGTCAAGAATATTGTGTGTGAGGATGTGGCCCCTTACAGCGAGGGTTGCAAGATCAGTTTGACGCGCATTTTCCAAACGCCGGGCACTTACTGTGTCAACATCACGCTGGGTGTGCCTGGAGGCTTGGCTCTTGCCACCACCACCTCAGTCACGATTGGCAACAGCCCTGACAACA ACTCTCCTAAATCCCATGTTGCTGAGGTGGTTCTGTCTTCTAGCGCTGTGCTTATTTCGATCTTTGCGTTCATTGCTGTCATGGTTTACAA GCGATATAAGGTGTATCGCCCAGTGAGACGCTCTATGCTGGATGATGCTGAGAGAAATGCTGGTAGCTGGAGTTTAAGCAGACTAAGAGCAGCTCTGTTCTCTGCCGAAGAAGAGAGAAGTCGTTTATTGACAGAAAGACCACTATAG
- the gpnmb gene encoding protein QNR-71 isoform X2 codes for MMHLEMLLVLAWAFFVPITNSKKTYGDMFPHKHKPPFPFPIPGWEPDTNPWDEYLYPPFKQQLNRRHDKPLKVRLTSDSPAMNGSCISFTAALEFPPCQKEDSNGDLVYDEHCDDANGQVRSGYVFNWTSWLDDYGFGKCTDLKRCNVFPDGKPFPQTSDWRHRGYVYVWHTMGQYFETCDGSSSHLTLNTTNMTFGAGVMEVMVYRKRERRKYSPLTTDSTVFFVTDKIPLSVNISQKAAASITDKNVFVRGSDVIFNVQIHDPSKYLKTADAVDFIWDFRDGNQLVTHSNVATHAYNTLGNVTVKLLVEASFRVPCPPPTPTPMHFTQAHTTAMPTLPPGTHAFTSKMETTKAPIITNPSPTTTPRVLTSAVPTTEPFQTDSEVTSITATAVPEASSTYKQPTSPPMIKHTHFKESDCFRHMHGSFEGEIIIVEPPPGLQNLADNQILKVSSDKVSNTSVNFMVTCSGSVPSVACTIVANSACREVKNIVCEDVAPYSEGCKISLTRIFQTPGTYCVNITLGVPGGLALATTTSVTIGNSPDNNSPKSHVAEVVLSSSAVLISIFAFIAVMVYKRYKVYRPVRRSMLDDAERNAGSWSLSRLRAALFSAEEERSRLLTERPL; via the exons ATGATGCATTTGGAAATGTTACTTGTGTTGGCCTGGGCATTCTTCGTTCCTATAACGAACAGCAAAAAAA CTTATGGTGACATGTTCCCTCACAAACACAAGCCCCCTTTTCCATTCCCAATCCCTGGATGGGAACCGGACACGAACCCTTGGGATGAATATCTGTATCCCCCCTTCAAACAACAGCTGAATCGCAGACATG ACAAACCACTGAAGGTGCGCCTCACGAGCGACAGCCCTGCAATGAACGGCTCGTGCATCTCGTTCACTGCAGCTCTGGAGTTCCCACCATGCCAGAAGGAGGACAGCAATGGCGACCTGGTGTATGACGAGCACTGTGACGACG CTAACGGGCAGGTTCGTTCAGGGTATGTGTTTAACTGGACATCCTGGTTGGATGACTATGGCTTTGGGAAGTGTACAGATCTGAAGAGGTGCAATGTTTTTCCTGATGGAAAGCCTTTTCCTCAGACCAGTGACTGGAGACATAGAGGTTATGTCTATGTGTGGCACACCATGG GCCAGTATTTTGAGACATGTGATGGCTCCTCCTCCCATCTGACCCTAAACACCACTAACATGACATTTGGAGCTGGTGTAATGGAAGTGATGGTTTATCGTAAACGTGAGCGCAGGAAGTACAGCCCACTCACTACGGACAGTACTGTGTTCTTCGTAACAG ATAAGATTCCACTCTCTGTGAACATTTCCCAGAAAGCAGCAGCCAGCATAACTGACAAAAATGTCTTTGTCAGAGGTTCTGATGTGATTTTCAACGTCCAGATCCATGACCCAAGTAAATATCTGAAGACAGCTGATGCAGTGGACTTCATTTGGGACTTTCGGGATGGCAACCAGTTGGTCACCCACAGCAATGTTGCAACCCATGCGTACAACACGCTTGGAAATGTTACAGTCAAGCTCCTAGTGGAAGCATCATTCCGTGTACCCTGCCCACCACCGACTCCAACACCAATGCACTTTACACAGGCTCATACCACAG CAATGCCTACGCTACCTCCTGGCACTCATGCATTCACTAGCAAAATGGAGACCACCAAGG CTCCTATCATCACCAATCCTTCACCAACTACCACGCCTCGAGTTCTGACAAGTGCTGTCCCAACAACCGAACCATTCCAAACTGATTCAGAGGTGACATCTATTACGGCAACTGCTGTACCTGAGGCCAGTTCGACCTATAAGCAGCCCACCTCACCGCCAatgatcaaacacacacacttcaagGAGTCAGACTGTTTCCGCCACATGCATGGCTCATTTGAAGGCGAGATCATCATCGTTG AACCTCCACCAGGTCTTCAGAATCTGGCAGATAATCAGATTTTAAAGGTGTCGTCTGACAAAGTTTCCAACACATCTGTAAACTTCATGGTGACATGCTCGGGAAG TGTTCCCTCAGTGGCCTGCACCATAGTGGCCAACTCTGCCTGTCGGGAGGTCAAGAATATTGTGTGTGAGGATGTGGCCCCTTACAGCGAGGGTTGCAAGATCAGTTTGACGCGCATTTTCCAAACGCCGGGCACTTACTGTGTCAACATCACGCTGGGTGTGCCTGGAGGCTTGGCTCTTGCCACCACCACCTCAGTCACGATTGGCAACAGCCCTGACAACA ACTCTCCTAAATCCCATGTTGCTGAGGTGGTTCTGTCTTCTAGCGCTGTGCTTATTTCGATCTTTGCGTTCATTGCTGTCATGGTTTACAA GCGATATAAGGTGTATCGCCCAGTGAGACGCTCTATGCTGGATGATGCTGAGAGAAATGCTGGTAGCTGGAGTTTAAGCAGACTAAGAGCAGCTCTGTTCTCTGCCGAAGAAGAGAGAAGTCGTTTATTGACAGAAAGACCACTATAG
- the gpnmb gene encoding protein QNR-71 isoform X1 has translation MMHLEMLLVLAWAFFVPITNSKKTYGDMFPHKHKPPFPFPIPGWEPDTNPWDEYLYPPFKQQLNRRHDKPLKVRLTSDSPAMNGSCISFTAALEFPPCQKEDSNGDLVYDEHCDDGMMEASANGQVRSGYVFNWTSWLDDYGFGKCTDLKRCNVFPDGKPFPQTSDWRHRGYVYVWHTMGQYFETCDGSSSHLTLNTTNMTFGAGVMEVMVYRKRERRKYSPLTTDSTVFFVTDKIPLSVNISQKAAASITDKNVFVRGSDVIFNVQIHDPSKYLKTADAVDFIWDFRDGNQLVTHSNVATHAYNTLGNVTVKLLVEASFRVPCPPPTPTPMHFTQAHTTAMPTLPPGTHAFTSKMETTKAPIITNPSPTTTPRVLTSAVPTTEPFQTDSEVTSITATAVPEASSTYKQPTSPPMIKHTHFKESDCFRHMHGSFEGEIIIVEPPPGLQNLADNQILKVSSDKVSNTSVNFMVTCSGSVPSVACTIVANSACREVKNIVCEDVAPYSEGCKISLTRIFQTPGTYCVNITLGVPGGLALATTTSVTIGNSPDNNSPKSHVAEVVLSSSAVLISIFAFIAVMVYKRYKVYRPVRRSMLDDAERNAGSWSLSRLRAALFSAEEERSRLLTERPL, from the exons ATGATGCATTTGGAAATGTTACTTGTGTTGGCCTGGGCATTCTTCGTTCCTATAACGAACAGCAAAAAAA CTTATGGTGACATGTTCCCTCACAAACACAAGCCCCCTTTTCCATTCCCAATCCCTGGATGGGAACCGGACACGAACCCTTGGGATGAATATCTGTATCCCCCCTTCAAACAACAGCTGAATCGCAGACATG ACAAACCACTGAAGGTGCGCCTCACGAGCGACAGCCCTGCAATGAACGGCTCGTGCATCTCGTTCACTGCAGCTCTGGAGTTCCCACCATGCCAGAAGGAGGACAGCAATGGCGACCTGGTGTATGACGAGCACTGTGACGACGGTATGATGGAGGCCTCAG CTAACGGGCAGGTTCGTTCAGGGTATGTGTTTAACTGGACATCCTGGTTGGATGACTATGGCTTTGGGAAGTGTACAGATCTGAAGAGGTGCAATGTTTTTCCTGATGGAAAGCCTTTTCCTCAGACCAGTGACTGGAGACATAGAGGTTATGTCTATGTGTGGCACACCATGG GCCAGTATTTTGAGACATGTGATGGCTCCTCCTCCCATCTGACCCTAAACACCACTAACATGACATTTGGAGCTGGTGTAATGGAAGTGATGGTTTATCGTAAACGTGAGCGCAGGAAGTACAGCCCACTCACTACGGACAGTACTGTGTTCTTCGTAACAG ATAAGATTCCACTCTCTGTGAACATTTCCCAGAAAGCAGCAGCCAGCATAACTGACAAAAATGTCTTTGTCAGAGGTTCTGATGTGATTTTCAACGTCCAGATCCATGACCCAAGTAAATATCTGAAGACAGCTGATGCAGTGGACTTCATTTGGGACTTTCGGGATGGCAACCAGTTGGTCACCCACAGCAATGTTGCAACCCATGCGTACAACACGCTTGGAAATGTTACAGTCAAGCTCCTAGTGGAAGCATCATTCCGTGTACCCTGCCCACCACCGACTCCAACACCAATGCACTTTACACAGGCTCATACCACAG CAATGCCTACGCTACCTCCTGGCACTCATGCATTCACTAGCAAAATGGAGACCACCAAGG CTCCTATCATCACCAATCCTTCACCAACTACCACGCCTCGAGTTCTGACAAGTGCTGTCCCAACAACCGAACCATTCCAAACTGATTCAGAGGTGACATCTATTACGGCAACTGCTGTACCTGAGGCCAGTTCGACCTATAAGCAGCCCACCTCACCGCCAatgatcaaacacacacacttcaagGAGTCAGACTGTTTCCGCCACATGCATGGCTCATTTGAAGGCGAGATCATCATCGTTG AACCTCCACCAGGTCTTCAGAATCTGGCAGATAATCAGATTTTAAAGGTGTCGTCTGACAAAGTTTCCAACACATCTGTAAACTTCATGGTGACATGCTCGGGAAG TGTTCCCTCAGTGGCCTGCACCATAGTGGCCAACTCTGCCTGTCGGGAGGTCAAGAATATTGTGTGTGAGGATGTGGCCCCTTACAGCGAGGGTTGCAAGATCAGTTTGACGCGCATTTTCCAAACGCCGGGCACTTACTGTGTCAACATCACGCTGGGTGTGCCTGGAGGCTTGGCTCTTGCCACCACCACCTCAGTCACGATTGGCAACAGCCCTGACAACA ACTCTCCTAAATCCCATGTTGCTGAGGTGGTTCTGTCTTCTAGCGCTGTGCTTATTTCGATCTTTGCGTTCATTGCTGTCATGGTTTACAA GCGATATAAGGTGTATCGCCCAGTGAGACGCTCTATGCTGGATGATGCTGAGAGAAATGCTGGTAGCTGGAGTTTAAGCAGACTAAGAGCAGCTCTGTTCTCTGCCGAAGAAGAGAGAAGTCGTTTATTGACAGAAAGACCACTATAG